Sequence from the Streptomyces sp. R33 genome:
GGCCCTCGGCGTGGACGTCACCGCGTACATCGGGACCCACCCGATGGCCGGCAAGGAGCAGTCGGGGCCGCTGGCCGCGACGGCCGACCTCTTCGAGGGCCGGCCCTGGGTGCTGACCCCGACCCGGGACACCGACCACGAGGTGCTCAACCTGGCCCTCGAGCTGGTGGCCCTGTGCAAGGCCGTACCGGTGGTCATGGACGCCGACGCGCACGACCGGGCGGTGGCGCTGGTCTCGCACACCCCGCAGCTGGTGTCCAGCATGGTCGCGGCGCGCCTCGAGGAGGCCGACGAGACGGCGGTACGCCTGTGCGGGCAGGGGATCCGGGACGTGACGCGGATCGCCGCGTCGGATCCGCGGATGTGGGTGGAGATCCTCTCGGCGAACCCGGGACCGGTGGCCGACGTCCTCGCCGGGATCGCGTCCGACCTGGAGGCGACGGTCGACGCGCTGCGCGGGCTCCAGTCCGCGGACGTCGAGAAGCGCCGCGGCGGCGCGGCCGGCATCGAGGACGTGCTGAAGCGGGGCAACGCGGGCCGGGTCCGGGTGCCGGGCAAGCACGGCGCGGCGCCCATCGCGTACGAGACGGTCGCCGTCCTGATCAGCGACCAGCCGGGCGAGCTCGCGCGGATCTTCGCCGACGCCGGGCGGGCCGGGGTCAACATCGAGGACGTCCGGATCGAGCACGCCACGGGCCAGCAGGCCGGTCTCGTACAGCTGATGGTCGACCCGAGGGCGGCCGCCGCCCTCACCGCGGAGCTGCGTGAACGGGGCTGGGCCCTGCGCCAGCAGTAGTCCCGCGGGCCTCCTCCCCGGTACTGGGCGGCGCCGGTGCCGGGGGCCGGTAACCTTGGTGAGGGGCGCTTTGGCGCGCCCGGACACGTACGCGCAACCAGGAAGGTGCCCGCACCGTGGAAACCGCAGCTCCGTCCGCCGTGATCGTCGCCATCGACGGTCCCTCCGGCACGGGCAAGTCCAGCACCTCCAAGGCCGTGGCCGCCAAGCTCGGGCTGCGCTACCTGGACACCGGTGCCCAGTACCGGGCCATCACCTGGTGGATGATCACCAACGGGATCGACACCGACGACCCGCACGCCATCGCCGTGGCCGCCGGCAAGCCCGGCATCGTCTCCGGTACGGACCCGGCCGCGCCGACCATCACGGTCGACGGCCTGGACGCCTCCGGCCCGATCCGCACGCAGGAGGTCACCTCCAAGGTCAGCGCCGTCAGCGCCGTCCCCGAGGTGCGCACCCTGATCACCGAGCTCCAGCGCTCCATCGCGGCCTCGGCCGAGGGCGGGATCGTCGTCGAGGGGCGGGACATCGGCACCACCGTCCTGCCCGACGCCGACCTCAAGGTCTTCCTGACCGCGTCCCCCGAGGCCCGCGCCGCGCGCCGCAGCGGTGAGCTGCGCGGCAAGGACGCCACGGACCTCGCGGCCACCAGGGAAGCCCTGATCAAGCGCGACGCCGCCGACTCGGGCCGCAAGACCTCCCCGCTGGCCAAGGCCGGCGACGCGGTGGAGGTCGACACCACCGAGCTCACGCTCGACCAGGTCATCGAGTGCGTCGTCACTCTGGTGGAAGAGAAGCGGGCGGGGCGCAAGTGAGCGCAACGCCCTCCCTCAAGGGTGCGGCGCTCGGCCGGCGGATCGGCATCGGCCTCATGTACGGGCTGTGGAAGCCGCGCGTACTGGGCGCCTGGCGCGTGCCGGCCTCGGGCCCTGTCATCCTTGCCGTGAACCACGCGCACAACATCGACGGGCCCATGGTCATGGGCACCGCCCCGCGGCCGCTGCACTTCCTCATCAAGAAGGAGGCGTACGTCGGCCCGCTCGGCCCGTTCCTGGACGGGATCGGCCAGGTCAAGGTCGACCGTACGGGCGCGGACCGGGGCGCGATCAGCAAGGCGCTCGCGGTGCTCGACAACGGCGGGGCCCTGGGGATCTTCCCCGAGGGCACCCGCGGCGAGGGCGACTTCGCCTCGCTGCGCGCCGGGCTCGCGTACTTCGCGGTCCGCAGCGGCGCGCCCGTCGTGCCCGTGGCCGTGCTGGGGAGCACCGAGCGCCAAGGGCGGCTGGTCCGCGGACTGCCGCCGTTCAAGAGCCGGGTCGACGTCGTCTTCGGCTCCGCCTTCGACGCGGGCGACGGCACCGGCCGCCGCACCAGAACGGCCCTGGACGAGGCCACCGTACGCATCCAGAGCAGGCTGACCGCCCACCTGGCCGACGCCAAGCGCCTCACCGGGCGCTGAGCGAGACTTGACCCAGTAGTGGTCCCGCGCTGCGCGGGCACCACCGACCACCACGAACGACGAGGAACGGACTTCATGAACGACCAGCACGACCACGGAGCGCTCGGCGATGCCGAGTACGCGGAGTTCATGGAGCTCGCCGCGGAGGAAGGCTTCGACGTAGAGGACGTCGAGGGCGCGATCGCGGAGGCCGGCCACGGGCCGCTGCCCGTCCTCGCCGTCGTCGGCCGCCCGAACGTCGGCAAGTCGACCTTGGTGAACCGCATCATCGGCCGCCGCGAGGCCGTCGTCGAGGACAAGCCCGGCGTCACCCGCGACCGCGTCACGTACGAGGCCGAATGGGCCGGCCGCCGGTTCAAGGTCGTCGACACCGGCGGCTGGGAGCAGGACGTCCTCGGCATCGACGCCGCCGTCGCCGCCCAGGCCGAGTACGCCATCGAGACCGCCGACGCGGTCGTCTTCGTCGTCGACGCCAAGGTCGGCGCCACCGACAGCGACGAGGCCGTCGTCAAGCTGCTGCGCCGGGCCGGCAAGCCCGTCGTCCTGTGCGCGAACAAGGTCGACGGCCAGAGCGGCGAGTCCGACGCGGCCTCCCTGTGGTCCCTGGGCCTCGGCCAGCCGCACCCCGTCTCCTCGCTGCACGGCCGCGGCACGGGCGACATGCTCGACGCCGTCCTCGAGGCCCTGCCCGAGGCGCCCGAGCAGACCTTCGGCGGCGCCCCGGTGGGCGGGCCCCGGCGCATCGCGCTCATCGGGCGCCCGAACGTCGGCAAGTCCTCGCTGCTCAACAAGGTCGCGAAGGAGGAGCGGGTCGTCGTCAACGAGCTGGCCGGCACCACCCGCGACCCGGTCGACGAGCTGATCGAGCTCGGCGGCGTCACCTGGAAGTTCGTGGACACCGCGGGCATCCGCAAGAAGGTGCACCTCCAGCAGGGCGCCGACTACTACGCCTCCCTGCGCACGGCCGCCGCCGTCGAGAAGGCGGAGGTCGCGGTCATCCTGATCGACACCACCGAGACGATCAGCGTCCAGGACCAGCGCATCATCACGATGGCCGTCGACGCCGGCCGCGCGATCGTCATCGCGTACAACAAGTGGGACGAGCTCGACGAGGAGCGCCGCTA
This genomic interval carries:
- a CDS encoding prephenate dehydrogenase, with protein sequence MRTAVVIGTGLIGTSAALALAARGITVHLADHDPAQARTAAALGAGTDEAPDGQVDLAIVAVPPAHVAATLAEAIGRGVARAYVDVASVKGGPRRELAALGVDVTAYIGTHPMAGKEQSGPLAATADLFEGRPWVLTPTRDTDHEVLNLALELVALCKAVPVVMDADAHDRAVALVSHTPQLVSSMVAARLEEADETAVRLCGQGIRDVTRIAASDPRMWVEILSANPGPVADVLAGIASDLEATVDALRGLQSADVEKRRGGAAGIEDVLKRGNAGRVRVPGKHGAAPIAYETVAVLISDQPGELARIFADAGRAGVNIEDVRIEHATGQQAGLVQLMVDPRAAAALTAELRERGWALRQQ
- the cmk gene encoding (d)CMP kinase is translated as METAAPSAVIVAIDGPSGTGKSSTSKAVAAKLGLRYLDTGAQYRAITWWMITNGIDTDDPHAIAVAAGKPGIVSGTDPAAPTITVDGLDASGPIRTQEVTSKVSAVSAVPEVRTLITELQRSIAASAEGGIVVEGRDIGTTVLPDADLKVFLTASPEARAARRSGELRGKDATDLAATREALIKRDAADSGRKTSPLAKAGDAVEVDTTELTLDQVIECVVTLVEEKRAGRK
- a CDS encoding 1-acyl-sn-glycerol-3-phosphate acyltransferase, translated to MYGLWKPRVLGAWRVPASGPVILAVNHAHNIDGPMVMGTAPRPLHFLIKKEAYVGPLGPFLDGIGQVKVDRTGADRGAISKALAVLDNGGALGIFPEGTRGEGDFASLRAGLAYFAVRSGAPVVPVAVLGSTERQGRLVRGLPPFKSRVDVVFGSAFDAGDGTGRRTRTALDEATVRIQSRLTAHLADAKRLTGR
- the der gene encoding ribosome biogenesis GTPase Der, coding for MNDQHDHGALGDAEYAEFMELAAEEGFDVEDVEGAIAEAGHGPLPVLAVVGRPNVGKSTLVNRIIGRREAVVEDKPGVTRDRVTYEAEWAGRRFKVVDTGGWEQDVLGIDAAVAAQAEYAIETADAVVFVVDAKVGATDSDEAVVKLLRRAGKPVVLCANKVDGQSGESDAASLWSLGLGQPHPVSSLHGRGTGDMLDAVLEALPEAPEQTFGGAPVGGPRRIALIGRPNVGKSSLLNKVAKEERVVVNELAGTTRDPVDELIELGGVTWKFVDTAGIRKKVHLQQGADYYASLRTAAAVEKAEVAVILIDTTETISVQDQRIITMAVDAGRAIVIAYNKWDELDEERRYYLEREIETEMQQVAWAPRVNVSALTGRHMEKLVPAIETALAGWETRVPTGRLNAFLGEVVAAHPHPIRGGKQPRILFGTQAGSKPPRFVLFASGFLEHGYRRFIERRLREEFGFEGTPIHISVRVREKRGAQYKKKK